One stretch of Janibacter limosus DNA includes these proteins:
- a CDS encoding alpha/beta fold hydrolase, whose protein sequence is MGLLNAPPARTVFIHGRGRSGPDAWPLIAQLQRPDHVFLQRTCAADQPERDADRAIAALGGRGHLVGHSYGAVTAMLAAQRRPDMVRSLVLIEPACYDLARGGRGVEQHISAMAPVFAVADDPGVGGEDFLARFAAGMGADPPALDAGTCEAVAARIRATPAPWEIALRTDTPHLVPTLVLTGDAAPMYTEVAAALEAQGATVSAVPGTGHRPQDADEGLAAICRWQSDHSA, encoded by the coding sequence ATGGGCCTGCTCAACGCACCTCCCGCACGCACGGTCTTCATCCACGGCCGGGGCCGCAGCGGACCCGACGCCTGGCCGCTCATCGCGCAGCTCCAGCGCCCGGACCACGTCTTCCTCCAGCGGACCTGCGCCGCGGACCAGCCCGAGCGCGACGCCGACCGGGCCATCGCGGCCCTCGGCGGTCGCGGCCACCTTGTCGGGCACTCCTACGGTGCGGTCACGGCGATGCTTGCGGCACAACGTCGCCCGGACATGGTGCGCAGCCTCGTGCTGATCGAGCCGGCCTGCTACGACCTCGCCCGGGGAGGGCGCGGCGTCGAGCAGCACATCAGCGCGATGGCGCCGGTCTTCGCCGTCGCCGACGACCCGGGAGTGGGTGGCGAGGACTTCCTCGCGAGGTTCGCCGCGGGCATGGGCGCGGACCCACCAGCCCTCGACGCGGGCACCTGCGAGGCGGTCGCGGCACGCATCCGCGCGACCCCGGCGCCGTGGGAGATCGCCCTGCGCACGGACACACCGCACCTCGTCCCCACCCTCGTGCTCACGGGTGACGCCGCCCCGATGTACACCGAGGTCGCGGCCGCGCTCGAGGCGCAGGGCGCGACCGTCAGTGCCGTGCCCGGCACGGGCCACCGACCGCAGGACGCCGACGAGGGTCTGGCCGCGATCTGCCGGTGGCAGTCGGACCACTCGGCCTGA
- a CDS encoding deoxycytidylate deaminase — protein MPAETDPAPSVPSWDDYFLGIAGAVAARAKCTRRRVGAVLTIDHRIIATGYNGAAPGEADCLQGACPRGQLDYEAVPGLGDYDRPGSPGFCIAIHAEVNALLFATRDTKGATAYITDPPCPGCRKALAAAGIVRAVWPGGAHDRAGLTTWT, from the coding sequence ATGCCTGCCGAGACCGACCCTGCCCCGAGCGTGCCGAGCTGGGACGACTACTTCCTCGGCATCGCCGGCGCAGTCGCGGCGCGTGCCAAGTGCACCCGCCGTCGCGTGGGCGCCGTGCTGACGATCGACCACCGGATCATCGCCACCGGTTACAACGGTGCGGCGCCGGGGGAGGCCGACTGCCTCCAGGGAGCCTGCCCGCGTGGACAGCTCGACTACGAGGCCGTCCCCGGGCTCGGCGACTACGACCGGCCGGGGAGTCCCGGCTTCTGCATCGCGATCCACGCAGAGGTCAACGCCCTGCTCTTCGCGACGCGCGACACCAAGGGCGCGACGGCCTACATCACCGATCCGCCCTGCCCCGGGTGCCGCAAGGCGCTCGCGGCCGCGGGCATCGTCCGGGCGGTCTGGCCGGGTGGCGCGCACGACCGCGCCGGGCTGACGACCTGGACCTGA
- a CDS encoding helix-turn-helix domain-containing protein, whose protein sequence is MDPYRAVVELITRVAEAPAHVDGRLVTMSDLLIELLDSPTGLMVHGAPDGYEVRALGHGATHDAQSRLSEELRITAGPDPLLDTFRSGDLTPTTAGRAYGGQEAWQASAKCLGSIDIWGIDQVAALPVRSGEQFVAFLVGRRGADYSDADLDRLRTVQPAVAGLVSMLEPHDLPRSSLHIAQLTARELQVLRLLADGHKASATGHRAGCSQRTVHRHLSNIYDKLDVGDRLSAVVRAQEIGLLEHTPSLVRHG, encoded by the coding sequence ATGGATCCATATCGCGCGGTCGTCGAGCTCATCACGAGGGTCGCGGAGGCGCCTGCGCACGTCGACGGCCGGCTGGTCACCATGAGCGACCTGCTGATCGAGCTGCTCGACTCGCCCACCGGCCTGATGGTGCACGGCGCCCCGGACGGCTACGAGGTCCGTGCGCTCGGCCACGGGGCCACCCACGACGCGCAGTCACGCCTGAGCGAGGAGCTGCGCATCACGGCCGGCCCCGACCCCCTGCTCGACACCTTCCGCTCGGGTGACCTCACGCCGACCACCGCCGGTCGCGCCTACGGCGGGCAGGAGGCCTGGCAGGCGAGCGCCAAGTGCCTCGGCAGCATCGACATCTGGGGCATCGACCAGGTCGCGGCGCTGCCGGTGCGCAGCGGGGAGCAGTTCGTCGCCTTCCTCGTCGGCCGCCGAGGTGCGGACTACTCGGATGCCGACCTGGACCGGCTGCGCACCGTCCAGCCGGCCGTCGCCGGCCTGGTCAGCATGCTGGAGCCGCACGACCTGCCCCGCAGCTCCCTGCACATCGCCCAGCTGACTGCTCGCGAGCTGCAGGTGCTCCGGCTCCTCGCGGACGGGCACAAGGCCTCCGCCACCGGCCACCGCGCCGGGTGCTCCCAGCGCACGGTGCACCGGCACCTGTCCAACATCTACGACAAGCTCGACGTGGGCGACCGGCTCAGCGCCGTCGTCAGGGCCCAGGAGATCGGGCTCCTCGAGCACACCCCGTCGCTCGTCCGCCATGGGTAG
- a CDS encoding MFS transporter: MSTHESPSMTTRRTPPFGPVLIVTAVALISVNLRPGATSLGPLLEEVRTSFGLGGTLAGLLTALPGFAFAVAGGLAVGLARKVGLSAGITLGVAGVVVTLVARVLTDSSALFLVLTALGLAGMGLGNVLVPAWIKTHSSDGGVRLMTIYGMGLTVGGTAGPLLAAPIAAVAPGQWRGALGLWGVVALTALVPWVVISLKDRVHRRAAGERPTSRIRHSPTAIALTVLFGVQSTNAYVQFGWLPQIYRDAGLSATTAGVLTSILAALGIIGGLIMPTVIARSRDLSVWMIGFGGLSVAGYLGLLLAPATLPWLWAVLLGLSGFAFPTAIALITARTRDPHVTAQLSGFVQPVGYLLAGIGPLLVGLLHEATGGWTLVLVLLAATTGLGITLAGLRVARPVWVDDEIAARR; the protein is encoded by the coding sequence GTGAGTACCCACGAGAGCCCGTCCATGACGACCCGGCGGACTCCCCCCTTCGGCCCCGTCCTCATCGTCACCGCGGTCGCGCTGATCTCGGTCAACCTGCGCCCGGGGGCCACGTCCCTCGGTCCCCTCCTGGAGGAGGTGCGCACCTCCTTCGGTCTGGGCGGGACGCTGGCAGGTCTGCTCACGGCGCTGCCGGGGTTCGCCTTCGCCGTCGCCGGCGGGCTCGCCGTCGGGCTGGCGCGCAAGGTCGGCCTGTCGGCCGGCATCACCCTCGGTGTCGCCGGCGTGGTGGTCACGCTCGTCGCCCGCGTGCTGACCGACTCCTCGGCCCTCTTCCTCGTGCTCACCGCCCTCGGCCTCGCCGGCATGGGCCTGGGCAATGTGCTGGTCCCGGCGTGGATCAAGACGCACTCCAGCGACGGCGGCGTCCGGCTGATGACGATCTACGGCATGGGCCTGACGGTCGGGGGCACGGCAGGTCCGCTGCTCGCGGCACCGATCGCAGCGGTTGCCCCGGGCCAGTGGCGAGGGGCGCTCGGCCTGTGGGGCGTGGTTGCCCTGACCGCCCTCGTCCCCTGGGTCGTCATCTCGCTCAAGGACCGCGTGCACCGCCGCGCCGCCGGCGAGCGTCCGACCTCACGGATCCGGCACTCCCCGACCGCCATCGCGCTGACAGTCCTCTTCGGGGTGCAGTCCACCAATGCCTACGTGCAGTTCGGCTGGCTCCCGCAGATCTACCGCGACGCGGGCCTCTCGGCCACGACCGCTGGGGTCCTCACGTCGATCCTCGCGGCGCTCGGGATCATCGGTGGCCTGATCATGCCGACCGTCATCGCCCGCAGCAGGGACCTGTCCGTGTGGATGATCGGCTTTGGTGGCCTGTCCGTCGCCGGCTACCTCGGCCTGCTGCTGGCCCCGGCCACGCTGCCGTGGCTGTGGGCCGTGCTGCTCGGCCTGTCGGGCTTCGCCTTCCCCACCGCCATCGCCCTGATCACCGCGCGCACCCGCGACCCGCACGTCACGGCGCAGCTGTCGGGCTTCGTCCAGCCGGTCGGGTACCTGCTCGCGGGGATCGGCCCCCTCCTGGTCGGCCTGCTGCACGAGGCGACCGGTGGCTGGACGCTGGTCCTCGTGCTGCTCGCAGCGACGACCGGCCTCGGGATCACGCTGGCGGGCCTGCGGGTCGCGCGACCGGTGTGGGTGGACGACGAGATCGCGGCTCGACGCTGA
- the thiC gene encoding phosphomethylpyrimidine synthase ThiC — MRATHELEVHPQHRREELVDPHDPSVRVPVTAIALADSPDGTPNEEVHVYRTMGPGADPHTGLSRGRADGIAGRGDVETYDGRPRDLTDDGRAAVRRGEASLAWKGERHAPLRAVEGATVTQMHYARRGEITAEMRYVALREGCSPELVRDEVAAGRAIIPVNVNHPESEPMIIGRAFLTKINANIGNSAVTSSIAEEVDKLTWATRWGADTVMDLSTGDDIHTTREWIIRNSPVPIGTVPIYQALEKVDGQADALTWEVFRDTVIEQCEQGVDYMTIHAGVRLAFVPLTADRVTGIVSRGGSIMAGWCLAHHRESFLYEHFDDLCEIFARYDVAFSLGDGLRPGSIADANDEAQLAELRTLGELTQRAWAHDVQVMVEGPGHVPLHLVKDNVDLEQEWCHGAPFYTLGPLVTDIAPGYDHITSAIGAAEIARHGTAMLCYVTPKEHLGLPDRDDVKTGVITYKIAAHAADLAKGHPRARERDDALSRARFEFRWHDQFALSLDPQTAMAFHDETLPAEPAKTAHFCSMCGPKFCSMRISQDIRDAYGSAAAQRAVVEAGMAAKSRQFVELGSSVYVTEEPGR, encoded by the coding sequence ATGCGCGCTACCCATGAGCTCGAGGTCCACCCCCAGCATCGTCGTGAGGAGCTCGTCGACCCCCACGACCCGTCCGTGCGGGTCCCGGTCACGGCCATCGCGCTGGCCGACAGCCCCGACGGGACTCCCAACGAGGAGGTGCACGTCTACCGCACGATGGGACCCGGGGCGGACCCGCACACGGGCCTCTCGCGTGGACGCGCGGACGGCATCGCCGGCCGTGGTGACGTCGAGACCTATGACGGGCGGCCTCGGGACCTGACCGACGACGGCCGGGCGGCCGTGCGGCGGGGCGAGGCATCGCTCGCGTGGAAAGGGGAGCGGCACGCCCCCCTTCGTGCCGTCGAGGGGGCAACCGTCACCCAAATGCACTACGCGAGGCGGGGGGAGATCACCGCGGAGATGCGCTACGTCGCTCTGCGAGAAGGCTGCTCGCCCGAGCTGGTCCGCGACGAGGTCGCCGCGGGACGGGCCATCATCCCCGTCAACGTCAACCACCCCGAGTCCGAGCCGATGATCATCGGCCGGGCCTTCCTGACGAAGATCAACGCCAACATCGGCAACTCCGCGGTGACCAGCTCGATCGCCGAGGAGGTCGACAAGCTGACGTGGGCCACCCGCTGGGGCGCCGACACGGTCATGGACCTGTCGACCGGCGATGACATCCACACCACCCGCGAGTGGATCATCCGCAACTCTCCCGTCCCGATCGGCACCGTGCCGATCTACCAGGCGCTGGAGAAGGTCGACGGGCAGGCCGACGCTCTCACCTGGGAGGTCTTCCGAGACACCGTCATCGAGCAGTGCGAGCAGGGCGTGGACTACATGACGATCCACGCGGGCGTCCGGCTGGCCTTCGTGCCGCTCACCGCCGACCGGGTCACCGGGATCGTCTCGCGGGGCGGCTCGATCATGGCCGGGTGGTGCCTGGCGCACCACCGGGAGTCCTTCCTCTACGAGCACTTCGACGACCTGTGCGAGATCTTCGCCCGCTACGACGTCGCCTTCTCGCTCGGTGACGGGCTGCGGCCGGGGTCGATCGCCGATGCCAACGACGAGGCCCAGCTCGCCGAGCTGCGCACCCTCGGTGAGCTGACCCAGCGGGCCTGGGCGCACGACGTGCAGGTGATGGTCGAGGGGCCGGGCCACGTGCCGCTGCACCTGGTCAAGGACAACGTCGACCTCGAGCAGGAGTGGTGCCACGGCGCTCCCTTCTACACGCTCGGCCCGCTCGTCACCGACATCGCGCCGGGCTACGACCACATCACCTCCGCGATCGGCGCCGCGGAGATCGCCCGCCACGGCACCGCGATGCTCTGCTACGTCACCCCCAAGGAGCACCTCGGGCTGCCGGACCGTGACGACGTCAAGACCGGGGTGATCACCTACAAGATCGCCGCGCACGCCGCCGACCTGGCCAAGGGGCACCCTCGCGCCCGAGAGCGCGACGACGCACTGAGCCGGGCCCGCTTCGAGTTCCGGTGGCACGACCAGTTCGCGCTCTCGCTCGACCCGCAGACCGCGATGGCCTTCCACGACGAGACACTGCCCGCGGAGCCGGCCAAGACCGCGCACTTCTGCTCGATGTGCGGCCCGAAGTTCTGCTCGATGCGGATCAGCCAGGACATCCGTGACGCCTACGGGTCGGCCGCCGCGCAGCGCGCGGTCGTGGAGGCAGGCATGGCGGCGAAGTCACGGCAGTTCGTCGAGCTCGGCTCCAGCGTCTACGTGACCGAGGAGCCCGGCCGATGA
- the thiM gene encoding hydroxyethylthiazole kinase: MKELRAGIRDSIDAMRMRGPLVHGATGSVTRALVADGLLAAGARPMLTESEQEAPVLVTIADALLVNLGSLGADGMAGMLPTARVAVSAGIPWVLDPTAIGLAPVRTRMAHELLALGPTAVRGNGSEVVTLAGGAGGGRGADSTLAPDAAAAAAREVAVRHGCVVAVSGAVDVITDGGRTTRVDSGSPTLTRVTGTGCLLGALTAAHLAAAPPFVATVAATALLTVASERVTHPGPGSFRVALLDALDAVTPAEVAQEVRLSWG; this comes from the coding sequence ATGAAGGAGCTGCGCGCGGGGATCCGCGACTCGATCGACGCGATGCGCATGCGGGGGCCGTTGGTGCACGGCGCCACGGGCTCGGTGACCCGGGCGCTGGTCGCCGACGGCCTGCTCGCCGCCGGCGCCCGGCCCATGCTCACCGAGAGCGAGCAGGAGGCACCCGTCCTCGTGACCATCGCCGACGCCCTCCTGGTCAACCTCGGGTCGCTCGGCGCGGACGGGATGGCCGGCATGCTCCCCACCGCGCGGGTCGCGGTGTCCGCAGGCATCCCGTGGGTGCTCGACCCGACGGCGATCGGGCTGGCGCCGGTGCGCACCCGGATGGCTCACGAGCTGCTCGCGCTGGGACCGACAGCGGTGCGCGGCAACGGCTCGGAGGTCGTCACGTTGGCGGGTGGTGCGGGTGGTGGGCGTGGCGCGGACAGCACGCTCGCTCCCGACGCCGCGGCGGCTGCGGCACGCGAGGTCGCTGTGCGACACGGGTGCGTCGTCGCCGTCTCGGGGGCCGTCGACGTCATCACCGACGGTGGTCGCACGACCCGGGTCGACTCCGGGTCACCCACCCTCACCAGGGTCACGGGGACCGGGTGCCTCCTCGGCGCCCTGACGGCGGCCCACCTGGCGGCGGCACCTCCCTTCGTCGCGACCGTGGCGGCCACCGCGCTGCTCACGGTGGCCTCCGAGCGGGTCACGCACCCGGGGCCCGGCAGCTTCCGCGTCGCCCTGCTCGACGCGCTCGACGCGGTCACGCCCGCCGAGGTGGCGCAGGAGGTGCGGCTGTCATGGGGCTGA
- a CDS encoding MFS transporter, which translates to MSLVPGLPPTGRAAVRAGVVGNYVDQVNIFLPVVALAPALTTLAGPHVGVTAGAVVIVATLLGRPIGSMVFGRISDRVGRTRTTKVAIAGTAVCTLAIAAVPTHDSIGAAAIAAVVLLRFAGGIFLAGEYTSAIPLAMEWSQPRRRGLVSGLIMSMAPWAQSSIAFATAGLVALLGPREYAEWGWRLAFVAGGCASLALLRYYSARVADAPHVARQHDQREGSAPASLGLRAVLGGAHAGAFWQIFGLMSGLWLMTNMVVILATGRLAADHGLPGGEVAVVMGVAAIAQAVVMSLTGHWSTLLGRRRFFVAWGAVAAVLAPALWLATMSAGVLPFVVGIALLQVVTVCGYGPVGAYLCERFPSPVRATGYGTAYSLSIVLPALWPWWLPTLESLIGPDVAVAAVLAVGGLLVAGCGALGPRLAPAHLERGVEDLALASPDPVPSR; encoded by the coding sequence ATGAGCCTCGTCCCGGGGTTGCCGCCCACAGGGCGGGCCGCGGTCCGCGCCGGCGTCGTGGGCAACTACGTCGACCAGGTCAACATCTTCCTGCCGGTCGTCGCGCTCGCGCCGGCGCTCACGACGCTGGCCGGTCCGCACGTCGGCGTCACCGCTGGCGCCGTCGTCATCGTCGCCACGCTCCTCGGACGACCCATCGGCTCGATGGTCTTCGGGCGGATCTCGGACCGGGTCGGTCGTACCCGCACTACCAAGGTGGCCATCGCCGGTACGGCCGTGTGCACCCTGGCCATCGCCGCCGTGCCCACCCACGACAGCATCGGGGCGGCCGCGATCGCCGCGGTCGTCCTCCTGCGCTTCGCCGGCGGGATCTTCCTCGCGGGTGAGTACACCTCGGCCATCCCCCTCGCCATGGAGTGGTCGCAGCCGCGCCGCCGCGGCCTGGTCTCCGGGCTCATCATGTCGATGGCCCCGTGGGCCCAGTCCAGCATCGCCTTCGCCACCGCCGGTCTCGTCGCGCTCCTCGGACCGCGCGAGTACGCCGAGTGGGGCTGGCGACTGGCCTTCGTCGCCGGCGGGTGCGCGAGCCTCGCGCTGCTGCGCTACTACTCCGCCCGGGTGGCCGATGCGCCGCACGTGGCGAGGCAGCACGACCAGCGCGAAGGGAGCGCTCCCGCCTCCCTCGGGCTGCGCGCCGTGCTCGGCGGTGCCCACGCCGGGGCCTTCTGGCAGATCTTCGGGCTGATGAGCGGGCTGTGGCTGATGACCAACATGGTCGTGATCCTCGCGACCGGGCGGCTCGCGGCGGACCACGGGCTCCCGGGCGGCGAGGTCGCGGTCGTCATGGGCGTCGCCGCCATCGCCCAGGCCGTCGTGATGTCGCTGACCGGCCACTGGTCCACGCTCCTCGGGCGCCGGCGCTTCTTCGTCGCCTGGGGTGCCGTCGCCGCGGTACTCGCCCCCGCACTGTGGCTCGCCACGATGAGTGCCGGCGTCCTCCCCTTCGTCGTGGGGATCGCGCTGCTCCAGGTCGTGACGGTGTGTGGGTACGGACCGGTGGGCGCCTACCTCTGCGAGCGCTTCCCCTCGCCGGTGCGCGCGACGGGCTACGGCACCGCGTACTCGCTCTCGATCGTCCTGCCCGCCCTGTGGCCGTGGTGGCTGCCGACGCTGGAGTCGCTGATCGGCCCCGACGTCGCCGTCGCCGCAGTCCTGGCCGTCGGTGGCCTGCTCGTCGCGGGGTGTGGTGCGCTGGGGCCGCGTCTGGCGCCTGCACACCTCGAGCGCGGTGTGGAGGACCTGGCGCTCGCGTCACCCGACCCGGTGCCCTCCCGATGA
- a CDS encoding thiamine phosphate synthase, giving the protein MGLIDWRLYLVTSGHGPSTVAAAAAAAAAGAGVVQVRAKHLLAGDLLDLVLAVAEAVEAVAPATRVLVDDRADVARAARRRGAAVHGVHLGQADLPVAEARELLGPEAVVGLTAGTLEHVRAADARTGRSRPDYLGSGPFRPTPTKDVGRPPVGLAGYPLRAAATDLPVIAIGDVTLADIPLLSTTGIAGVAVVREIMGAPDPGAAAASCLRQWRRRDVSVEPRSRRPPTPVARPAGPPA; this is encoded by the coding sequence ATGGGGCTGATCGACTGGCGGTTGTACCTCGTCACGTCGGGGCACGGTCCGTCGACGGTGGCCGCGGCCGCGGCTGCCGCCGCGGCCGGTGCGGGGGTCGTCCAGGTCCGCGCCAAGCACCTGCTCGCAGGAGACCTGCTCGACCTCGTCCTCGCCGTGGCCGAGGCCGTGGAGGCTGTCGCGCCGGCCACCCGGGTGCTCGTCGACGACCGGGCCGACGTCGCCCGTGCCGCGCGCCGCCGCGGCGCTGCGGTCCACGGGGTGCACCTCGGCCAGGCCGACCTCCCGGTGGCCGAGGCGCGGGAGCTGCTGGGGCCGGAGGCCGTCGTCGGGCTCACCGCCGGGACGCTGGAGCACGTCCGGGCGGCAGACGCCCGCACAGGCAGGTCCCGTCCCGACTACCTGGGCAGCGGGCCCTTCCGCCCGACCCCCACCAAGGACGTCGGGCGCCCACCCGTGGGGCTCGCGGGGTACCCCCTTCGTGCTGCCGCCACCGACCTGCCGGTCATCGCGATCGGCGACGTCACGCTCGCCGACATCCCGCTCCTGTCGACGACCGGCATCGCCGGGGTCGCCGTCGTGCGCGAGATCATGGGGGCGCCCGACCCGGGTGCCGCGGCCGCCTCCTGCCTGCGGCAGTGGCGGCGACGCGACGTCAGCGTCGAGCCGCGATCTCGTCGTCCACCCACACCGGTCGCGCGACCCGCAGGCCCGCCAGCGTGA
- a CDS encoding DUF488 domain-containing protein, whose translation MSTTRQVHVRSVRDEPAKGDGHRVLVDRLWPRGVSKQDAAVDEWLKEVGPSTQLRTWFGHDPERFEEFARRYEHELEDSDAWQHLQEVVADHGRVTLLFGASDREHNQAVVLQALLTR comes from the coding sequence ATGAGCACCACGCGACAGGTCCACGTCCGCTCGGTCCGCGACGAGCCGGCGAAGGGGGATGGTCACCGGGTCCTCGTCGACCGCCTCTGGCCCCGGGGCGTGAGCAAGCAGGACGCAGCAGTCGACGAGTGGCTCAAGGAGGTCGGCCCGTCCACGCAGCTGCGGACGTGGTTCGGTCACGACCCGGAGCGCTTCGAGGAGTTCGCCCGTCGGTACGAGCATGAGCTCGAGGACTCCGACGCGTGGCAGCACCTGCAGGAGGTCGTCGCCGACCACGGCCGCGTGACCCTGCTCTTCGGTGCCTCGGACCGGGAGCACAACCAGGCGGTCGTCCTGCAGGCGCTGCTCACTCGCTGA
- the thiD gene encoding bifunctional hydroxymethylpyrimidine kinase/phosphomethylpyrimidine kinase has protein sequence MAAPLPRPPVVLSIAGSDPSGGAGIQADLKTCSALGAYGTCVITALTAQSTRGVTHVHEVPTEIVRAQVETLVADVHVEVVKLGMLASVAIVEMVHELLVTGPLATVPVVLDPVMVSTSGSRLLAPDAVAAVRALLPRADVITPNLPEAAVLLGEDTVGTVDGLRGQAQRLLDLGARRVLLTGGHLEGDASVDLWADAGGSVPIEAPRIATSSTHGTGCTLSSAIAALRPRHEDWLSAVLEAKAWLTEALRHGDSLDIGGGPGPVHHFHEQSRWQAPLSTGRVANR, from the coding sequence ATGGCAGCCCCTCTCCCCCGTCCACCCGTGGTCCTCTCGATCGCCGGGTCGGACCCCTCGGGAGGGGCCGGGATCCAGGCCGACCTGAAGACCTGCAGCGCGCTCGGCGCCTATGGCACATGCGTCATCACGGCCCTGACAGCACAGTCGACGCGGGGCGTCACGCATGTGCACGAGGTCCCCACCGAGATCGTGCGGGCACAGGTCGAGACCCTCGTGGCGGACGTGCACGTCGAGGTGGTCAAGCTCGGCATGCTCGCCTCCGTAGCGATCGTCGAGATGGTGCACGAGCTGCTCGTCACCGGGCCCCTGGCCACGGTGCCGGTCGTGCTCGACCCGGTGATGGTATCGACCTCGGGCTCACGTCTGCTCGCCCCGGACGCGGTGGCCGCCGTGCGGGCCCTGCTGCCCCGGGCCGACGTCATCACCCCCAACCTCCCGGAGGCCGCCGTGCTGCTCGGCGAGGACACCGTGGGGACGGTGGACGGCCTGCGCGGGCAGGCCCAGCGGCTGCTCGACCTCGGCGCCCGACGGGTGCTGCTCACGGGCGGGCACCTCGAGGGCGACGCGTCGGTCGACCTGTGGGCCGACGCGGGCGGGTCCGTGCCGATCGAGGCTCCCCGCATCGCGACGAGCTCGACGCACGGCACCGGCTGCACGCTCAGCTCGGCGATCGCCGCCCTTCGCCCTCGGCACGAGGACTGGCTCTCGGCAGTGCTCGAGGCCAAGGCCTGGCTCACCGAGGCACTGCGCCACGGTGACAGCCTGGACATCGGCGGAGGGCCCGGCCCGGTGCACCACTTCCACGAGCAGTCGCGGTGGCAGGCACCGCTGTCGACCGGGAGGGTTGCCAACCGCTGA
- a CDS encoding universal stress protein, with protein MSTDASTHDTPTPADAVVAAVDGSHRDAAVIEWAGAEAVALSAPLHLVHAVDLGTPLSAYGELLTSPEIVDRVEQESVRVVTEARATAEAARPGLAVTTALPTGSPSGALLAAAEGARVLVVGSARKNRAERIVLGTTSMSVVAHAPCPVVLVPENADATGDGRVVVGIDGSEHSTLAFQHALDAAARRGKKVTTVTSWNVEVVGGVVVTEPGTPEWETVDARYRDMAERTIAADRQAHPEIEVDVQVVHGRAADSLVEVAEGADLLLVGSRGRGGFRGMLLGSVSQRVLALATCPVAILHKQ; from the coding sequence ATGAGCACCGACGCCAGCACCCACGACACACCCACCCCCGCCGACGCCGTGGTCGCGGCGGTCGACGGCAGCCACCGCGATGCCGCGGTGATCGAATGGGCGGGTGCAGAGGCGGTCGCGCTCTCCGCCCCGCTCCACCTCGTGCACGCCGTGGACCTCGGGACGCCGCTGTCCGCCTATGGCGAGCTGCTCACCAGCCCCGAGATCGTCGACCGCGTCGAGCAGGAGTCGGTGCGGGTCGTCACCGAGGCGCGCGCCACGGCCGAGGCGGCGCGACCCGGCCTCGCCGTGACCACCGCGCTGCCGACCGGGTCGCCGTCAGGTGCCCTGCTGGCGGCCGCCGAGGGGGCCAGGGTCCTCGTCGTGGGGTCCGCCCGCAAGAACCGCGCCGAGCGCATCGTGCTCGGCACGACGTCGATGAGCGTCGTCGCCCACGCCCCGTGCCCGGTGGTCCTCGTCCCCGAGAACGCTGACGCCACGGGTGACGGCCGCGTCGTCGTCGGCATCGACGGCAGCGAGCACAGCACCCTCGCCTTCCAGCACGCGCTCGACGCGGCCGCCCGGCGCGGCAAGAAGGTGACGACCGTGACCTCGTGGAATGTCGAGGTCGTGGGCGGCGTCGTCGTCACCGAGCCGGGGACACCCGAGTGGGAGACGGTCGACGCCCGCTACCGCGACATGGCCGAGCGCACCATCGCCGCCGACCGGCAGGCCCACCCCGAGATCGAGGTCGACGTGCAGGTGGTCCACGGCCGGGCCGCTGACTCGCTCGTGGAGGTGGCCGAGGGCGCGGACCTGCTGCTCGTGGGCTCGCGCGGCCGAGGTGGCTTCCGCGGGATGCTCCTGGGCTCGGTCTCGCAGCGCGTCCTCGCCCTGGCGACCTGCCCGGTGGCGATCCTGCACAAGCAGTAG